The proteins below are encoded in one region of Shewanella algae:
- a CDS encoding SDR family oxidoreductase, whose protein sequence is MKRLQDKFALVTGGTSGIGLETARQFLAEGAKVAITGRDINAFNRVREELGGNTLAICCDAGDINSQRELAQTLSRQWPRLDVLYANAGDVTHLPLADWDETAWDRLMSVNLKGPFFLIQSLLPLLANPASVILCGSTSAHIGLVQSSAYAASKAALLSLARTLSAELLESGIRVNCLSPGPTETAALGKLGLAAEEQKTLQQEIRQLVPIGRMGTPWEIAKAAVFLASDESRFVIGTELLVDGGVANL, encoded by the coding sequence ATGAAACGACTGCAAGATAAGTTTGCCTTGGTTACCGGGGGTACCAGTGGTATAGGCCTGGAAACCGCACGACAGTTTCTTGCCGAGGGGGCCAAGGTTGCCATCACTGGGCGCGACATCAATGCCTTCAACCGGGTTCGGGAAGAGTTGGGGGGTAACACCTTGGCCATTTGCTGTGATGCCGGCGATATAAACTCACAACGGGAATTGGCACAAACGCTCAGCCGCCAGTGGCCGCGTTTGGACGTCTTGTATGCCAATGCCGGAGACGTTACTCATCTGCCATTGGCGGATTGGGACGAAACCGCCTGGGATAGATTGATGTCGGTGAATCTCAAAGGGCCGTTTTTTCTTATCCAATCACTCTTGCCCCTATTGGCAAACCCGGCCTCTGTCATCCTCTGTGGTTCAACCAGCGCGCATATCGGCCTGGTGCAAAGCAGTGCCTATGCCGCCAGTAAAGCGGCGCTGCTGTCGCTGGCGCGAACCCTGTCGGCAGAGCTGCTTGAGTCTGGCATCAGAGTCAACTGTTTAAGCCCCGGGCCGACAGAGACTGCGGCTTTGGGTAAGTTGGGTCTGGCTGCTGAAGAGCAAAAGACACTGCAGCAGGAGATTCGGCAACTGGTGCCCATAGGTCGTATGGGAACGCCCTGGGAAATCGCCAAGGCGGCCGTGTTCCTCGCATCCGACGAGTCGCGTTTTGTCATCGGCACCGAATTACTGGTCGATGGTGGCGTTGCCAATCTCTAA